GTGCCGTAGTAGCCCGCTTCGACCGCGCTGGCGACGGTCTCGCGTTCCTCGGGGGTCAGGAGGCCGGCGGTGCCGAAGCCGCCGTTCCAGTTCTGCGGGTCGGAGACGTGGCCGAGTTCCAGCGAGATGCCGTCGCGCAGCTGGTCGTCGATCCGGTCGTACAGTTCGCCCACGGCGCAGTCGTCGGGGACGAGCAGCCGCCAGACGTACTCGTCGTCGCGACGCTCGGCCTCGATCAGGAGCCCGTCGCCGACGTGGTCGACGGCGAGATAGGGGATCGAGTGACAGTGCTGGATCTCCTCGCGGCGCGTGAAGTAGACGCGGTGCTCGGGGTCGGAACTGACGACCTGATACTCGCGGCTGGAGTCACAGCCCGCCACGTCCAGACACTCGTTGCACGTCGTCTCGTCGAGGAAGTGCGTCTCGACGGCGTCGAGCGCCTCCGGCGGCCCCAGCACGTGGTCGACCCGCCACATCGACCGGTCGTTGGCGAAACAGGCCGCCGTCTGCGCACGCAGTCCCGGACGCTCGACGAACACGTCCATCAAGTCGTCGGCACCCGCTCGATAGGTGAGGACGAACTCGAACTCGCGCATACTCGGTCGGTCGGTTGGACATAGCTAATCGGTTTCGATCCCGTTCGCCGAGCGGTGACATCTAGTTTCGAAGTTTGATAATATCGGCAGTCTATTTATTTACCTCAGATAGTGAAGCGATCGTATGGCCGCTAAAACGATCGATGACGGCGAAAACTACACTATCGAATGGGACGACGAGATCGGCGCAGTTGTTTTCACGTGGGATACTTACGTCTCGGGGGCGGCGTTCAGGGAGGGCTGTGAGGCGCTGCTGGACGCGATCGAGCGGCGGGACGCCGCGAAGGTCCTGACCGACACGCGCGGGGTCAGCGCTCACGACGCGGAGGACCAGCAGTGGATGCAGACCGACTGGATGCCGCGAGCCCACGAGACGGGGCTGGAGTACTCGGCGACGGTCCACTCCGACAGCGTCATCTCCGAGATGGACGTGGAGAACATGCTGGACGGCATGGAGGGCGGCACCGCAGAACCGTTCCTGACGTCGGATATGGCCGAAGCGCGCGAGTGGCTCGCCGCCAGGTGACTCGGTCGGGCCGAAGTTCTCACGCGCGCTCGGTCGATCGGTACCAGTCGCCGTCCCGCGTCGCGAGCTCGAACGTCACGCACCAGCCGAGCAACCGCTCCGTTCGCTCGCGCCACTCGGCCTCCCAGTCGGTGCGGCGGTCGCGCTCCCACCGGGGGACGTGTTCGCGCAGTTCGTCGAACGCGTCCGCGACGGTCAGCGACTCGGCCGCGCGGAGCGCGTCGAGCAACTCGCTCGCGCCGAAGACGCGGCGCTCGAAGGCGTCTCCGAGGTCGGCTTCCGCCGCGTCGACGCGCCGCCGCTCGAACCCGCGCGACGTCTCCGTGACGAGTTCGAGCGCTTCGAGGAAGGTGAGATACTCCCGCGCGGCGTCCCGCGAGGGCGCCGCCGTCTCGTCGACGATCCGGAGACAGCAGTCCTCGACCGTCCCCGGGACCAGGGGGACGGCCCGCTGGGCGGCGTCGAGGAAGGCCCGGTCCCGGACCGGGGGCACGATCTTGTAGCGCACGCTAGAGGCCGAAGCTCTCCGCGAGGCGCTCGTCGTTCACGTCGCCGAGGACGTGCGTGTCGCCGCCGACCACGTCGATCGTCACCTGCGCGGGCGCGAAGACGGACTCGGGCACCTCGACGAAGTCCCAGTCGGCGTCGGCGAAGATCTCGGCGAACGGCGTGTCGTACTCGTCGGTCGCGGACGAGGGCACCTCGTCGAAGCGGTCGAACGGCTCGTCGACGACGAGATGCGCCTGGCCGCCGTAGGCCAGCGCGTCGTTCGTCCGCGCGATGGCCGTCTCCTCGTCGTCGGCGACCGGTGCCACGGGCGCCGACCCCGTCACCGAGAGGATGTCGAGGGGGTCGTACCCCAGCTCCGAGAGCCGGAAGGCGGCCAGCTCCGCCGCGCGGGCGGCCATCGCGACGCTGCCGGTGAGGCTGGCCGTCGAGAACGCCTGGACGAACACGCCGCTCTCGGCGACGCCCGCCCGTTCGGCGACGTGCTCGATCACGGCCTCCTCGGGAACCGTCTCCGTCTCGATCGCGAGGACGGCGAACTCGAAGTCGTCGCGGTAGCCGACGCGCTGGAACTCGTCCTCCTCGGCGACGAGCGCACGGGCGGGGCCGCTGCCCAGCCCCTCGAAGCCGTCGACGCTGAGCTCCCAGCCCGCCTTCTGCGAGCAGAGCAACGCCATCGCCGGGTGGTCGGTCGACAGTTCGACGTGAGTCAGCGGCGCGCCCGCGACCTCCTCCAGGGTGCTCTGGACGGTCGCCAGCCCCGCGGTCTGGATCTCCGCGAGCATCATCCCGGCCTCGACGCCCCCCGGCACGTCGACCCCGAAGTCGACGACCAAGGCCTCGCTGTCCAGCTGGTGGGCCGCGACGTTCAGCTCGTCGGCGAAGTCCAACGCTTCGTCGACCAGGTCCGTCGCGGTCCGGTTGAGACTCTCCATACACCGCCATCCACGCCGCCGGGCCTTCGGTCTTCGGTTCGCCGTCGCGGTCGCCCGGGCCGTCCGGCGGTCCGGCCGTCCGGACCGCATCGTCGACCGCCCCGCCTCGGCTCAGTCCGAGCGCTCCCGCCTGGCCTCCCGCCCCAGGTGTGCCTCGACGGCGTCGACCTTCTCGCTCGCGGCCTGGTCGACCGTGCGCTTGTCGTCGACTTTGAGGAACGTGCTCACGCGGTCGGCGTCGACCGCCTCGTGGGCCGCTCCGGCCGCCGCGAACAGCTCCGCCGAGTCGTCGGCCTCGACGACCGTCCCCATCGGCGTCGTCTCGTAGCCCACGTCGAACTCCTCTAGGGCCGCGACGGCCTTCGCGACCTCCTCGGACATGCTCCCCTCGACGACCGGTGCGACGCTCAGAAAGCCGATGACTGTCATGGCCGACCCTACGGCAGCGCGAGCCAAAGGTTCTCCGCCCGTGTGGGCCGCTGGATTCGGCACGCTCGGGACCACCGGGACGGAGTGTCTGCCCACTGGTTGCGAGGTTCTCAAAGGAGAGATTCGGACCGAAAGGTTAAGTACCGAACTCGGGAGTCCGTAGAGTATGACGGGCTTACCGGACTCGCCCTCCTACGAGGACGACGAGACGCTCGCGAAACTGCAGCAGGCGCTGGACGAGGCGACCGGCGTCGACCTGCGAGCCGCACTCGAAGGGGCCATCGAGGACCGAAAAGCGGAGATCCGGCGGGACGCGCGTACGACCCAGCCCGCGGACTGAGTCAGTCCTCGACCACCCGGCGCTCTGCACGCCGGAAAGCGACGATTAATCACGACCGTTTCGCGTCGCGGAGCCGGCACTTTCTGGAGGCCCACTGGAAAGCGGGTCCGCGTCGGGGAGGAGAGACGAGGGCGGCGCGTCCCCGCCCGGATGCGAGCGACACGCGACGCGGTCGCTCACGGAGTACCGTTCGAGAGGAGTGCGACGGGCGAGATTTGAACTACGCCCGGACGTGCTCGCTCACGGTGTTCGCTGCGCGCGACCGGTCTACTTCAAATCTCGGGGACCACACATCCGCTCCGGTGGCGAGCGTACGAGGCGCTCACCGGTTCGTTCGCGGAAGAAGTGCGACGGGCGAGATTTGAACTCGCGTTAGGACCGTGGCAGGGTCCTGTGATACCACTACACCACCGTCGCTCACTTCGTTCGCGACGAGACTCGCGGACTACGTCCGCTCACCACCGTCGCACGCACGTTCGGCGTCCACCGGGCGACCCGGCGCGCCTCACATCATAATCGACTGGCGGAGAGGGATAAAAGACTTCCGAAACGACCGAGGCGGCGGGCGGTATCGGCGCGCCCCCTGCCGATCCGTGACGGGAGGCGGCGTCGGTCGACGGGGCGACCGGCACCACGCTTTTCCGGCCAGCGACGCGTGGCTATAGGCGTTATGCCGGGCGATCCAGTTCAGTGTCCAGTCTGCGGGTGGACAGGCCAGCCGAACGACCTCGACGCCGGGCAGGGGCGCGGTAGCTGCCCGGTCTGCGACGAGACGATACCGAGCCACGACTGATCGACCGGGCGCGCGACGCCGGCGCGACGCGTGCGCTCGGGTGCCGGTCGCGGCGAATACTACATCGACGACAAGCGGCGACCGTCGGAGGAGTATCGGAGGGCTCCGACCGGCCTCTGTGTGAACAGTAGCCATGTGAACCCCTCTCATCCGCGCGCGTGAAGCGCGCTTTTTTTAAGGGTGGGCTGGGGATGTATCGCTACAGTCTAGTGGCGTGGCGCGGAAGCGTCACGGCATGACCACCAGCGTGCTCGTGCCGGCATCCCTCACCCGGGAAGCCGAAGACAAACGCGAGGCGACTCGCAAAGTCGGATACGTGGCCCGCGCGGCCACTGTCTTCCGGGTGGACCGCCTGACGGTCTATCCCGACCCCGACGGGGTCGAGAAGCGAGGTGCCGGGTTCGTCGAAACGGTGCTGCGGTACGCCGCCACACCCCCCTACCTCCGAAAGGAGGTATGGGACAGGCGGGGCGAATTAGAGTACGCGGGGGTCCTGCCGGCGCTTCGCACCCGCTCATGGACCGGCTCCGGTTCGGACGAATCGGGGTCGTTAAGACAGGGAATCGTGACCGAGGTCGGTGCTGATGGACGCGTACGGGTCAATTGCGGCCTGCAACACCCAGTCTCGCTCCCCGTGCCCTCCGGAATGGAGGTCGGGGAGAGGGAGCGCGTCTCCGTCAGGGTCTCTTCGCGACGACCGGTTCGGGCGAAGCTCGTCGACGAGCCCGCGGCAGGGTTCGTCGTCGACTCGACCGATATCGACGACGCACTCGCGCGTCCGGACGCCGGGCTGACCATCGCGGCCTCTCGCTACGGCGAGGAGCTGACCGTCACGAAGCTCGACCAGCTGGTCGCACGGCTTCGTGA
The window above is part of the Halosimplex rubrum genome. Proteins encoded here:
- a CDS encoding MTH1187 family thiamine-binding protein, which produces MTVIGFLSVAPVVEGSMSEEVAKAVAALEEFDVGYETTPMGTVVEADDSAELFAAAGAAHEAVDADRVSTFLKVDDKRTVDQAASEKVDAVEAHLGREARRERSD
- a CDS encoding STAS/SEC14 domain-containing protein, producing MAAKTIDDGENYTIEWDDEIGAVVFTWDTYVSGAAFREGCEALLDAIERRDAAKVLTDTRGVSAHDAEDQQWMQTDWMPRAHETGLEYSATVHSDSVISEMDVENMLDGMEGGTAEPFLTSDMAEAREWLAAR
- a CDS encoding putative RNA uridine N3 methyltransferase, yielding MTTSVLVPASLTREAEDKREATRKVGYVARAATVFRVDRLTVYPDPDGVEKRGAGFVETVLRYAATPPYLRKEVWDRRGELEYAGVLPALRTRSWTGSGSDESGSLRQGIVTEVGADGRVRVNCGLQHPVSLPVPSGMEVGERERVSVRVSSRRPVRAKLVDEPAAGFVVDSTDIDDALARPDAGLTIAASRYGEELTVTKLDQLVARLRDGDGARGTGGSDESDASGDEAAPLGDLTVAFGAPERGLPPILGEDPDTVAAETGDDRFDLWLNTVPNQGSEVVRTEEAVFATLAPLRLTR
- a CDS encoding helix-turn-helix domain-containing protein, with translation MREFEFVLTYRAGADDLMDVFVERPGLRAQTAACFANDRSMWRVDHVLGPPEALDAVETHFLDETTCNECLDVAGCDSSREYQVVSSDPEHRVYFTRREEIQHCHSIPYLAVDHVGDGLLIEAERRDDEYVWRLLVPDDCAVGELYDRIDDQLRDGISLELGHVSDPQNWNGGFGTAGLLTPEERETVASAVEAGYYGTPRDATVADLAERLDTPHSTVQYRLQRAEEKIVGRFASETL
- the mch gene encoding methenyltetrahydromethanopterin cyclohydrolase codes for the protein MESLNRTATDLVDEALDFADELNVAAHQLDSEALVVDFGVDVPGGVEAGMMLAEIQTAGLATVQSTLEEVAGAPLTHVELSTDHPAMALLCSQKAGWELSVDGFEGLGSGPARALVAEEDEFQRVGYRDDFEFAVLAIETETVPEEAVIEHVAERAGVAESGVFVQAFSTASLTGSVAMAARAAELAAFRLSELGYDPLDILSVTGSAPVAPVADDEETAIARTNDALAYGGQAHLVVDEPFDRFDEVPSSATDEYDTPFAEIFADADWDFVEVPESVFAPAQVTIDVVGGDTHVLGDVNDERLAESFGL